In Streptomyces qaidamensis, one DNA window encodes the following:
- a CDS encoding TAXI family TRAP transporter solute-binding subunit: MKHRMRTLRLATAALAVGLLATACGGGKQTENTAADSGGKGGRLTIATGPTTGVYYQVGGGLAELISDNLDGYRATATTTGASVQNIQGLGAGTYDLAFSLLDTAGDAVEGKESFSSPQDIEALTRLYPNYTQVLVRSDAGIDSIADMKGKRVSTGAPGSGTEVIANRLLKAAGLDPAKDISADRLGLPETVDAMKDGTIDALFWSGGLPSGGITDLTTSLKKEVRFLDVTPHLSALNQEYGDVYMTASIPKSVYNQSKDVPTIVVPNVLLVKKGFDPDLAAEIVNLVYEKKSELEKVNAAAADIDLDMAEIVTPVQLNPGAEKALKALAQKS; encoded by the coding sequence ATGAAGCACCGGATGCGCACCCTGCGCCTCGCCACCGCCGCTCTCGCCGTAGGTCTGCTCGCCACCGCCTGCGGTGGCGGGAAGCAGACCGAGAACACGGCCGCCGACAGCGGCGGGAAGGGAGGCCGGCTCACCATCGCGACCGGCCCCACCACCGGCGTCTACTACCAGGTCGGCGGCGGACTCGCGGAGCTGATCTCCGACAACCTCGACGGCTACCGGGCCACCGCCACCACCACTGGCGCCTCCGTGCAGAACATCCAGGGCCTCGGAGCCGGCACCTACGACCTCGCCTTCTCCCTGCTCGACACCGCCGGCGACGCCGTCGAGGGCAAGGAGTCCTTCTCCTCCCCCCAGGACATCGAGGCACTGACCCGGCTGTACCCGAACTACACCCAGGTACTGGTCCGCTCCGACGCGGGGATCGACTCCATCGCAGACATGAAGGGCAAGAGAGTGTCCACCGGGGCCCCCGGCTCCGGGACGGAAGTGATCGCCAACCGGCTGCTGAAGGCCGCCGGGCTGGACCCCGCCAAGGACATCTCCGCCGACCGTCTCGGCCTCCCGGAAACCGTGGACGCCATGAAGGACGGCACGATCGACGCGCTGTTCTGGTCCGGCGGACTGCCCAGCGGCGGGATCACGGACCTCACCACCAGCCTCAAGAAAGAGGTCCGCTTCCTGGACGTGACACCGCACCTGTCCGCTCTGAACCAGGAGTACGGCGACGTCTACATGACGGCCTCCATCCCCAAGTCCGTATACAACCAGTCCAAGGACGTGCCCACGATCGTGGTACCGAACGTGCTGCTGGTGAAGAAGGGCTTCGACCCGGATCTCGCCGCCGAGATCGTCAACCTCGTCTACGAGAAGAAGAGCGAACTGGAGAAGGTGAACGCGGCCGCGGCCGACATCGATCTCGACATGGCCGAGATCGTCACCCCCGTCCAGCTGAACCCCGGCGCGGAGAAGGCGCTGAAGGCCCTCGCCCAGAAGTCCTGA
- a CDS encoding TRAP transporter permease, producing the protein MSMATVPPESRPRSAEELVAEFEQERPARKLSPRVSAAVSVVCASLSVFVLYAIFFPVAKGTQYYLTLFLAGTLPLIFLTHRGTVRVPALLLPWRRGDRTAPADGVPDKAAVRHDKPGWLDWLLAAAALAVCLYPLLEFDAFIERRQLPTSLDTAAGLAMIVLVLEACRRTTGWVLPAFCASFLVYAYYGGLLPYDWSLAHGGFDIDAIAAHFFMGTDGVYGVPLNVAGTYIVLFTIFGAVLDISGAGKFFIDLSFAAFRGSRSAPGRTVTAAGFLLGTVSGSGTATAVSLGSVAWPVLRRAGYGKEQGGGVLAAAGIGAILSPPTLGAAAFIIAEYLRESYLTVLLYALVPTLLYYLGILLAVEIDARKHHTQPVVDDEPTSALRLLGRFGYHFLSLFMIVGFMAMGLPPFRAVVYATALQFLLSFLDPKHRMTPRRLYQALAEGSKSVLPVVATCAAAGMIVAVVTQTGLGLNLASVIVDAAGAFGENPTVTLVLTVLFAAVAVSILGLAVPVTASFIIAAVIIAPALLELGVATHEAYMFIFYYAVLSEVSPPTAMAAAASAAITGGNPMRTMVATWKYSLPAFLVPFAFVLTDNGAHLLGTGGLWGVLWTTAVSALAVAALAAATGGRLLGPAGPVERALCAAAALCLLYLEPVAITAGCAALVLALGVHLVRRRQSTLSGSTTGENPQADTITEGQLSS; encoded by the coding sequence GGCCGCGATCAGCGGAGGAGCTCGTGGCCGAGTTCGAGCAGGAGCGGCCGGCCCGGAAACTCTCCCCTCGGGTCTCCGCGGCCGTGTCAGTGGTGTGCGCCTCGCTGTCGGTCTTCGTGCTGTACGCGATCTTCTTTCCGGTTGCCAAGGGCACCCAGTACTACCTGACCCTCTTCCTCGCGGGGACGCTGCCGTTGATCTTCCTGACCCACCGCGGGACAGTGCGGGTACCGGCGCTGCTGCTGCCCTGGCGACGCGGTGACCGCACCGCGCCCGCCGACGGGGTGCCGGACAAGGCGGCCGTCCGCCACGACAAACCGGGGTGGCTCGACTGGCTGCTCGCCGCGGCGGCACTCGCCGTGTGCCTGTACCCGCTGCTGGAGTTCGACGCCTTCATCGAGCGGCGCCAGCTGCCGACCTCGCTGGACACGGCGGCCGGCCTCGCCATGATCGTGCTGGTCCTGGAGGCGTGCCGACGCACCACCGGCTGGGTCCTGCCGGCCTTCTGCGCGAGCTTCCTGGTGTACGCGTACTACGGCGGACTGCTGCCGTACGACTGGTCGCTGGCGCACGGCGGCTTCGACATCGACGCGATCGCGGCCCACTTCTTCATGGGCACCGACGGCGTCTACGGCGTGCCGCTGAACGTCGCCGGCACCTACATCGTCCTGTTCACCATCTTCGGCGCCGTCCTCGACATCTCCGGCGCGGGCAAGTTCTTCATCGACCTGTCGTTCGCGGCCTTCCGCGGCTCCCGCAGCGCGCCCGGACGCACGGTGACCGCCGCGGGCTTCCTCCTCGGCACCGTCTCCGGTTCCGGCACCGCGACCGCGGTCAGCCTGGGCTCGGTCGCCTGGCCCGTCCTGCGCCGGGCCGGTTACGGCAAGGAGCAGGGCGGCGGAGTGCTCGCGGCCGCCGGGATCGGCGCGATCCTCTCCCCGCCGACACTGGGCGCCGCCGCGTTCATCATCGCCGAGTACCTGAGGGAGAGTTACCTCACCGTCCTGCTGTACGCGCTGGTGCCCACGCTCCTGTACTACCTGGGCATCCTCCTCGCCGTCGAGATCGACGCCCGCAAGCACCACACCCAGCCCGTGGTGGACGACGAGCCCACCTCGGCACTGCGCCTGCTGGGCCGGTTCGGCTACCACTTCCTCTCCCTCTTCATGATCGTCGGCTTCATGGCGATGGGGCTGCCCCCCTTCAGGGCGGTGGTCTACGCGACGGCCCTGCAGTTCCTGCTGTCGTTCCTCGACCCCAAGCACAGGATGACGCCGCGACGGCTGTACCAAGCCCTCGCCGAGGGCAGCAAGTCGGTCCTCCCGGTCGTCGCCACCTGCGCCGCGGCGGGCATGATCGTCGCCGTCGTCACCCAGACCGGTCTCGGCCTGAACCTGGCCTCGGTCATCGTCGACGCGGCCGGGGCCTTCGGCGAGAACCCGACCGTGACACTGGTCCTGACCGTGCTCTTCGCCGCCGTCGCGGTGTCGATCCTCGGGCTCGCGGTCCCGGTCACCGCCTCGTTCATCATCGCCGCGGTGATCATCGCGCCGGCCCTGCTCGAACTGGGAGTCGCCACCCACGAGGCGTACATGTTCATCTTCTACTACGCCGTGCTCTCCGAAGTGAGCCCGCCGACGGCCATGGCGGCGGCCGCCTCCGCCGCGATCACCGGCGGCAACCCGATGCGCACGATGGTGGCGACCTGGAAGTACTCGCTGCCCGCGTTCCTCGTGCCGTTCGCCTTCGTCCTCACCGACAACGGCGCCCATCTGCTCGGCACCGGCGGCCTGTGGGGCGTCCTGTGGACCACCGCGGTCTCCGCCCTCGCCGTGGCCGCACTGGCCGCGGCCACCGGAGGCCGGCTGCTCGGCCCGGCGGGCCCGGTGGAGCGTGCGCTGTGCGCCGCCGCCGCCCTGTGCCTGCTGTACCTCGAACCCGTGGCGATCACCGCGGGTTGCGCGGCCCTCGTACTCGCCCTCGGCGTGCATCTCGTACGCCGTCGGCAGTCCACCCTCTCGGGTTCCACCACCGGTGAGAACCCCCAGGCGGACACCATCACGGAAGGACAGCTCTCCTCATGA